CCGGATCGACGCAGAAGCCGTGGTTCTGGACCGTGATTTCCACCCGCTGCGTCCGGTAGTTCAGCACCGGGTGGTTGATGCCGTGGTGGCCGAACTTCAGCTTGAACGTCCGGCCTCCCAGCGCGAGGCCGAGCAGCTGGTGGCCGAGGCAGATGCCGAAGATCGGAACCCGCCCCATCAGCCTGCGGATCTCCCGCACCGGCCCTTCCAGCGGCTCCGGATCGCCCGGACCGTTGGAGAGAAACACCCCGTCCGGCTTGAGCGCCAGCACGTCTTCAGCCGGAGTGGACGCCGGCACCACCGTCACGCGCGCGCCGATCGACGCGAGGCAGCGCAGGATGTTGTGCTTGATGCCGAAATCGTAGGCCACCACGCGGAACTCGCCTGCCGGCTGCAGGCCGATGAGTTCCGACGGCGAGCAGGGCTCCAGACGCTGCGTCCATTCGTACCGCTGCGCGGTGGAGACCCGCGTCGCCAGGTCGAGCCCCGCCATCGGCGGCGTGTTGCGGGCCATTTCGATCAGCTCTTCCGCCGTGTGTCCGGCGGTGGACAGCGCCCCGCGCATCGCCCCCTGCGTCCGCAGCCGCCGCACCAGGGCGCGGGCGTCGATGCCGCTGATGACCGGAATGCCGTCCCGGCGGAGAAACTCGTCGGCGCTCATCTCGGCCCGCCAGTTCGAGGGCGTCACGTTGAACTCGCGCACCACCAGCCCTTCGATGTACGGCCGGGGCGCTTCATTGTCGCTCAGGTTCGCGCCGTAGTTGCCAATGTGCGGGTAGGTCAGCACCACGATCTGCCCCGTGTAGGACGGATCGGTGAAGACCTCCTGATAGCCCGTGATCGCGGTGTTGAAGACCACTTCGCCGGTGCGCACCGCCTCGGCACCGAACGCTTGGCCGCGGAAGACGGTTCCGTCTTCCAGGGCAAGGATCGCCTGTCTGGACAAACTCGCTCCTTGAGAACCGGAAGGCTGGATTGTGGGGGACAAACCCTATTGTTTCAGAAGCGCCGCCGCGCTTCAACAGCCCGATCCTCCTGCTAGCATAGGGGGATTGAATCGCCGCGAGTCGAGGCAGGAGGGAGCATGGGAGCGCTGGCCCGCATCGGCGTCGCCATCGACGAGGATCTGCTGAAAAAATTCGACGCGCTCATCGAGCGCCGGGGCTATACGAACCGCAGCGAGGCCTTTCGCGATCTGATCCGCGACGCCCTTGTGCAGGACAAGGCCGCCGCGCCCGAGGCGGAGGTCGTGGGCACGCTGACGCTTGTCTACGATCACCACGTGCGCCAGCTGCAGGAGCGGCTGACGCACATGCAGCACGAGCATCACACCGAGATCATCTCCGCGCTGCACGTCCACCTCGACCATCATCACTGCCTCGAGGTGCTCGTGCTGCGCGGCAGAAGCGCCCGCGTGCGCCAGATCGCAGACCGCCTGATCGCCACCAAAGGCGTTCAGCACGGGCGGCTCACCCTGACCTCCCCCTGACGCCCGCACCGGCGCTTGGCGCTGCGCCCTGCGGCGGCTGCATCGCAGCCGTGTTGCCCGTATCCTCTCCAGCAGGTTTCCCCTCGGCCTTGGCCGAGGGCTGCATCCCAACCATGCCCCCCTCGCCCTTGGCCGAGGGCTGCATCCGAACTGCGCCCGGTTCCCCTCTGCCTCCGGGCGGCTGCATCGCAGCCGTGTTGCCCGTATCTTCTCCAGCAGGTTTCCCCTCGGCCTTGGCCGAGGGCTGCATCCCAACCATGCCCCCCTCGCCCCCCACGGGCTTCCCTTCGGCCTTGCCCCGGGTTTCCCCTCGCCCCTTGGCCGAGGGCTGCATCCGAACTGCGCCCGGTTCCCCTCTGCCTCCGGGCGGCTGCATCGCAGCCGTGTTGCCCGTATCTTCTCCAGCAGGTTTCCCCTCGGCCTTGGCCGAGGGCTGCATCCCAACCATGCCCCCCTCGCCCCCCACGGGCTTCCCTTCGGCCTTGCCCCCGGGTTTCCCCTCGCCCCTTGGCCGAGGGCTGCATCCGAACTGCGCCCGGTTCCCCTTCGACCTTTAAAACGGCTTCCCCTCGCGCTCGCGCGAGGGCCCAACTGTGTTGCATGCCTCTCTCCACAACGGATTCCCTCCCGGCGCGTGTTTCCCCGGATTTCCCCTCGCCCTTGGCCGAGGGCTGCATCCCCCCATATCAACGATTCTCCGTCCGCCCTTGAACAGCCGCACAAAGCGGCGCCAAAGCCCGTCGGCCTCCCCGTCCTCGACCAGACTCCAGAAAAGAAAACCGGCCGCCCCGTGGCAGCTTGGGGCGGCCGTTGAAGAGAGGCTGGTGGGCAGACTACTGCTTCTTCTGCTCCTTCTTTTCCTCTTTCTTCTCTTCCTTCTTCTCCTTCTTGTCTTCCTTCTTCGGCTGCGCGGTCTGCGCGGGCGGCGTCTGCGCCAGAGCCACAGCAAAAGCAGCCGTCGTCAGCGCGGCAAGAATCTTCTTCATCGGAACTTCACTCCTTATCCTGATTCGAGGCGGCTTCACGCTGCCTCCGATTTCGAGCGTAAGGCCGGAGGCCCGGTTCGACCTATCGCCCCGCGGGGCTAGGGAAGGGAACGAATCGGGGGGATGCGCCCGGGCGGGTGGCGTCTGCTATCCTGCCATGGGAGCCGGGCCAAGCCGCCGATGAGACTGATCGACGTCATCTATTTCGACGCCGGTGGCGGCCACCGCGCCGCGGCTACCGCCCTGCAGCTCGTCTGCCGCCAGCAGCAGCGCCCCTTCGAAATCCGCCTGGTCCACCTCAAGGACATCCTCGCGCCCGTGGACGTCTTCCGGAAGGTGCTCGGGCTGGATCTGGAGGAGATTTACAACCTCATGCTGCGCCGCGGCTGGACGCTCGGCTCCGTGCAGGGGCTGCGCTTCATGCATGCGGTGATCCGGCATTATCACCCCGGCGAAGTCCGGCTGCTCAGGGAGTGGTGGGCGGGCCGTTCCGCTGCGCGGGCGCCGGACATGGTGGTCAGCGTGGTTCCCAACTTCAACCGCGCGCTGTTCGAGGCCTGGCAGGCGGTGAAGCCCGGCGCGCCCTACGTGACGATTCTCACGGATCTGGCCGACTATCCGCCGGCGTTCTGGATGGAAAAACAGCCGCAATATTTCATCTGCGGAACCGAAAAAGCCCGTCTGCAGGCGCTGGAAATGGGCCATCCGGAGGAGCGCGTTTTTCGCGTCTCGGGCATGATTCT
This DNA window, taken from Bryobacteraceae bacterium, encodes the following:
- the carA gene encoding carbamoyl-phosphate synthase small chain, producing the protein MSRQAILALEDGTVFRGQAFGAEAVRTGEVVFNTAITGYQEVFTDPSYTGQIVVLTYPHIGNYGANLSDNEAPRPYIEGLVVREFNVTPSNWRAEMSADEFLRRDGIPVISGIDARALVRRLRTQGAMRGALSTAGHTAEELIEMARNTPPMAGLDLATRVSTAQRYEWTQRLEPCSPSELIGLQPAGEFRVVAYDFGIKHNILRCLASIGARVTVVPASTPAEDVLALKPDGVFLSNGPGDPEPLEGPVREIRRLMGRVPIFGICLGHQLLGLALGGRTFKLKFGHHGINHPVLNYRTQRVEITVQNHGFCVDPDSLNANEVELTHINLNDQTLEGLRHRSLPLFCVQYHPEAAAGPHDSRYLFEDFASLMKEFQQ
- a CDS encoding putative nickel-responsive regulator codes for the protein MGALARIGVAIDEDLLKKFDALIERRGYTNRSEAFRDLIRDALVQDKAAAPEAEVVGTLTLVYDHHVRQLQERLTHMQHEHHTEIISALHVHLDHHHCLEVLVLRGRSARVRQIADRLIATKGVQHGRLTLTSP